Proteins from one Solenopsis invicta isolate M01_SB chromosome 11, UNIL_Sinv_3.0, whole genome shotgun sequence genomic window:
- the LOC105201406 gene encoding uncharacterized protein LOC105201406, with protein MAAQEDTSSTDSEFFDTTKLSQEVDLIIRRKNVTLHLDMRDNVTVNELKKMIEAILHIQPEDQQLFLMFENNEKLDTYREFSNPMACLSEYVHISSPVHPAVVGLAVRQENGSFEKLEITSYSMSNSSKLLSEFPTDDILKKARKIYAKFWR; from the exons ATG GCAGCCCAAGAGGATACATCCAGTACAGACTCCGAATTCTTCGACACAACTAAACTTTCACAGGAAGTAGATTTAATAATCAGACGGAAAAACGTGACGTTACATCTCGATATGCGAGACAACGTCACAGTTAACGAACTCAAGAAAATGATCGAAG cTATATTGCACATACAGCCAGAGGATCAACAGCTATTTCTCATGTTTGAGAATAATGAAAAGCTTGACACATATCGGGAATTTTCCAATCCTATGGCATGCTTGTCCGAGTATGTGCACATTTCATCACCAGTACATCCTGCAGTAGTGGGCCTGGCTGTGCGACAAGAGAATGGGTCATTCGAAAAACTGGAAATAACATCTTACTCAATGTCAAACTCTTCAAAATTGCTGTCAGAATTCCCTactgatgatattttaaaaaaagcccgcaaaatatatgcaaaattttgGAGGTAA